One Phaseolus vulgaris cultivar G19833 chromosome 2, P. vulgaris v2.0, whole genome shotgun sequence DNA window includes the following coding sequences:
- the LOC137811290 gene encoding probable mannitol dehydrogenase, whose protein sequence is MASQPETEHPNKAFGWAAQDTSGHLSPFKFSRRATGENDVAFKVLYCGICHSDLHMLKNEWGVSVYPLVPGHEVAGLVTEVGKNVQKFKVGDKVGVGCMVGSCHSCESCSEDLENYCPKMILTYNAKYVDGTITYGGYSDSMVVDEQFAIRIPDNLPLDAAAPLLCAGITVYSPLKYYGLDKPGLHIGVVGLGGLGHMAVKFAKALGVKVTVISTSPGKKKEAIENMGADSFVVSREQDEMMAVMGTFDGIIDTVSANHPLVPLIGLLKPHGKLVMVGAPEKPLEVPAFSLLMGRKMIAGSAMGGIKETQEMVDFAAKHGVKPDIEVIGMDYVNTAMERLLKADVKYRFVIDIGNTLKASS, encoded by the exons ATGGCTTCACAACCAGAAACAGAGCATCCCAACAAGGCTTTTGGATGGGCAGCACAGGACACATCTGGTCATCTCTCCCCATTCAAGTTCTCCAGAAG GGCAACAGGGGAGAATGATGTTGCATTCAAAGTACTGTACTGTGGAATATGTCACTCAGACTTACATATGTTAAAGAACGAGTGGGGCGTCTCAGTCTATCCTCTTGTTCCTGG GCACGAGGTTGCTGGTTTGGTGACAGAGGTGGGAAAAAATGTGCAAAAGTTCAAAGTTGGAGACAAAGTTGGTGTGGGTTGCATGGTTGGATCCTGTCACTCCTGTGAAAGCTGTAGTGAAGATCTTGAGAATTACTGCCCCAAAATGATTCTGACATACAATGCCAAGTATGTTGATGGCACCATAACATACGGAGGCTACTCTGACTCAATGGTTGTAGATGAACAATTTGCGATTCGCATTCCAGATAACCTACCTCTTGATGCTGCTGCTCCTCTCCTGTGTGCTGGGATCACTGTCTATAGCCCTTTGAAATATTATGGACTTGACAAGCCTGGCCTTCATATTGGTGTGGTTGGTCTTGGTGGACTAGGTCACATGGCTGTCAAGTTTGCCAAAGCTCTTGGAGTTAAGGTCACAGTAATCAGCACATCTCCCGGCAAAAAGAAGGAAGCCATTGAGAATATGGGGGCTGACTCATTTGTTGTTAGCCGTGAACAAGATGAAATGATG GCTGTAATGGGAACCTTTGATGGAATCATTGACACAGTTTCTGCTAACCATCCCCTCGTGCCTTTGATTGGCCTGTTGAAGCCTCATGGTAAATTAGTCATGGTTGGTGCACCGGAGAAGCCTCTGGAAGTTCCAGCATTTTCTTTACTTATGG GGAGGAAGATGATTGCTGGCAGTGCAATGGGAGGGATAAAAGAGACGCAAGAAATGGTTGATTTTGCTGCCAAGCATGGTGTGAAACCTGACATCGAAGTTATTGGCATGGATTATGTGAACACTGCAATGGAGCGCCTCCTGAAAGCAGACGTGAAGTACCGATTTGTTATTGATATTGGAAACACGTTGAAGGCAAGTTCTTGA
- the LOC137809684 gene encoding uncharacterized protein, translating into MMVETHMRKQVPLQWWFRMAVLLSLIFFGACSDSSESVSFRKGLKTAPPPSPVKLNTNNFTQVVIDNGIVSLNLSKPGGYIIGLYYDGATNILSQKNNENDRGYLDVVWNGAGKPSFFERIHGTNFSVIEESDTLVEVSFLKTWTASLEGSSVPINIDIRYILRSGDSGFYSYAIFTRPPGFPAVTVYQVRIVYKLDDGRFHYMAISDTRQRKMPTAEDRITGQVLAYPEAVLLTKATDPQIRGEVDDKYQYSSENKDNSVHGWITEDDSAPVGFWVITPSNEFRNAGPTKQDLTSHVGPVSLSMFTSTHYGGKKVIMDFAKGEAYKKVFGPIFVYLNSFPIKTPFKSLWSDAVQQLSNEEKKWPYDFIGSKDFFPPNQRGTLSGRLQVKDGGGVAQPAKSSYIGLALPGDEGSWQTESKGYQFWTQTDKDGSFSITNIVPGKYNLYAWVPGFIGDFKYQINVIKPGDNIHLGTLVFNPPRNGPTLWEIGIPDRSAAEFYVPDPNPKLVNRLYLNDSINRFRQYGLWARYTDLYPKNDLIFTVGVSDYHKDWFYAQVTRSIGESQFVATTWQIQFQLENIIKGGNYTLQLALASASNSQLEVRFNKPKENPPYFSTEPQIGDDNAIARHGIHGLYKLYTVAVNSNQLVKGNNIIYLTQSIVKGLFEGVMYDYIRLESPPTTSKQT; encoded by the exons ATGATGGTGGAAACTCATATGAGGAAACAAGTTCCTCTCCAATGGTGGTTTAGAATGGCTGTGCTTCTTAGCTTAATCTTTTTCGGTGCCTGCTCGGACTCTTCTGAGAGTGTCTCATTTAG AAAAGGTTTGAAGACTGCTCCTCCTCCTTCTCCTGTCAAGCTGAATACCAACAATTTTACGCAG GTAGTGATTGACAACGGCATAGTTTCCCTCAATTTGTCAAAACCTGGAGGCTATATCATTGGACTATACTATGACGGAGCTACGAATATCCTTTctcaaaaaaataatgaaaatgatAGAGG GTACTTGGACGTTGTTTGGAACGGAGCAGGAAAACCTTCGTTTTTTGAGAG AATCCATGGGACAAATTTTTCAGTCATCGAAGAAAGCGATACATTGGTGGAGGTTTCATTTCTAAAAACATGGACTGCTTCCCTGGAAGGCTCAAGTGTCCCCATAAACATAGACATAAG GTATATATTGCGAAGTGGCGATTCTGGGTTTTATTCATACGCAATATTCACTCGTCCACCAGGATTTCCTGCAGTTACTGTGTATCAAGTTAGAATTGTTTACAAACTCGATGATGGCAG GTTCCACTATATGGCCATATCTGATACCAGGCAAAGGAAGATGCCAACTGCAGAAGATAGAATAACGGGGCAGGTCCTGGCTTATCCTGAAGCTGTTCTCTTAACCAAAGCAACTGACCCACAGATTCGAGGAGAG GTTGATGATAAATACCAATACTCGAGTGAGAACAAAGATAACTCTGTTCATGGGTGGATTACAGAGGACGATTCAGCACCCGTGGGTTTCTGGGTGATAACTCCCAGTAATGAGTTCCGCAATGCTGGGCCCACTAAGCAAGATCTCACTTCTCATGTTGGCCCAGTTTCTCTTTCC ATGTTTACTAGCACTCATTATGGTGGCAAGAAGGTAATCATGGACTTTGCTAAAGGGGAGGCTTATAAAAAGGTTTTTGGGCCAATTTTTGTTTACCTCAACTCTTTTCCAATCAAAACTCCGTTCAAGTCTCTGTGGTCAGATGCTGTACAACAG TTATccaatgaagaaaaaaaatggccTTATGATTTCATTGGATCAAAAGATTTCTTTCCACCCAATCAACGGGGAACGTTGTCAGGAAGACTTCAAGTTAAAGATGG GGGAGGGGTGGCTCAACCAGCTAAAAGTTCTTACATTGGTCTAGCTTTACCTGGAGATGAAGGATCATGGCAAACAGAAAGCAAG GGTTATCAATTCTGGACTCAAACTGACAAAGATGGAAGCTTCTCAATTACAAATATTGTACCTGGGAAGTACAACTTGTATGCATGGGTCCCTGGTTTCATAGGagattttaaatatcaaattaatgTTATCAAACCAG GAGACAATATCCACTTGGGTACACTTGTATTCAATCCTCCAAGAAATGGTCCTACTCTATGGGAAATTGGGATCCCAGATAGGTCAGCTGCGGAGTTCTATGTACCAGACCCTAACCCAAAGCTCGTGAACAGATTATACCTAAACGATAGCATAAACAG GTTTAGGCAATACGGCTTGTGGGCACGTTACACTGATTTGTATCCGAAAAATGATCTCATTTTCACAGTCGGTGTTTCTGACTATCACAAGGATTGGTTTTATGCTCAAGTTACCAG GAGCATAGGAGAAAGCCAATTCGTGGCAACCACATGGCAGATTCAATTCCAGCTTGAAAATATCATAAAGGGAGGAAACTACACACTGCAATTGGCCCTGGCATCCGCCAGTAATTCCCAATTGGAG GTTAGGTTCAACAAACCGAAAGAAAACCCTCCATACTTCTCAACAGAACCGCAAATTGGCGATGACAATGCTATAGCAAGGCACGGCATCCATGGATTGTATAAGTTGTATACTGTAGCTGTAAATAGTAATCAACTGGTAAAAGGAAATAACATCATCTATTTGACACAGTCAATAGTCAAAGGTCTATTTGAAGGAGTTATGTATGATTATATCCGATTAGAAAGTCCTCCAACGACTTCTAAACAAACTTAA